A stretch of the Parabacteroides timonensis genome encodes the following:
- a CDS encoding DUF6383 domain-containing protein — MRKSTLVKGGSAALLCAMAFYGLSPMLNAADPDYANIKAKWYEAVNTESVWNDETDLIEGSIHLKPIDKVNVHDHWDANSTSYGNYESMIDFTKMNAGLMNGVFVTFFNLDASDVPNYLKPFTGKYLEMAYSDIKNHEEMNTAEYLKFTDDKGNTGLGIYQNQTASSRVDFLYSTKGLTGVESVEMDIRAFGNTDLVNRKIDWTYDVYVYDLSGELVGQMVSDRAIFTANNHEIATAHTHHIKAHVSDADNTNPGSWQQGSLDNKMIIVMFRGAKSVADDAVESTGSKNTEPLTVFTNARLAFNRPSVAFGAANTKIFEAGAGRNTSCATDTLTTTVDLWNTLYKDSKSNNVYTATFNGTGGLSRDLLYTVDETQAPKEELAYYELNVEYPFIAEKMEISKEANLAEVEGWVSLDEMFDDGKIGREGTPGVSKKVTYLIPREFFVQTDATDDRDCKSSARFTYFFAPQEVKAFEKSNYIWSTITAEASDTARYALQATSVPEYDELNDLFFDEYLDFKTAKVSFKNLPYFNSFDNGRNMDEMHYGELLLVNQTKAPKHSTGRYDDDVNIKGWKIVFINDQNKKDSTYVPGRYLPMTVQGHSYTDYAAWLEEHGCPECCIEDEPEVVGTHATVKVIDCSGNIYPNIVSVNAIFKYHRGDVNIGDDESKYVNETYTINPALTYDASIARYFENGEVLANTTYTYTGQDLMDKVGGAVYSGPIKIFGNNTFVWFQDTDQSLLSHAMGVLSSEFLKYFERIDRKDFFFAPYDEWDNYKYESRPHTVKIFATGLKPDVAGGTVASIKVFKEQFSKGESFDDAVYHTNAFMFTGASLDFAKVYVKKGTKEVPIEEYTGATWGKFIGMSVGDTLIYKVDLDDDYAVQYVEENGLDMTVKYVPYNDVNLLPIAKEYWDYCCFEGTPNVFNHVAQFGVTISNKKGWNEFYTFGTTDRGLTTTMNADKIIGSYTSFYSFLTQQFGSCNDCGSGGYPNANYSSSIGGSEGNWVPAPNLIYNEIFRKDYKTRYVNTCYPVRDGQFIISGLNITEPVDMDVFSNKKGAFDYEVTVLADLNGEPYGKVDTVGTTVQISPNKYGEVLALVSAKFDPKDRDGIAMTIDTITSGSEKGMWARYYAKDSIRLAPQQHASDVERWNRVYFFDLDDYKHNLTFEDEKWKHFGIWAPYGVNITDTLTATIKGDVKVPEVWYSSDAAGKNKIEAFQFGVVNGGASKDSVFYIQGRDLPHYGTTVNDTDPKVEQEINVLSASDLFTFGTNKAKEVKLFIREKSMELAATAADAPYEFKGNAGDLVNNVLRGDVAAKIDVRATPNVEDLCDVENALSLSAVCDVQKNLPLAFTAGLEMPYIKDMEPGDVGGSDARIKWTATPGAQYYQVAVGRFTPKYTSEDVFMSEVRADDASKTIWVELFNATGDVIHRDNKVNYWLEVTKEYTDAAGKPQKEITKVSVDNFELQGNTQPIDRNWGYAPIAHQMDNMELTTDITKPVKYTIRLMEGFQTDEHQIDIYLFDTPATWMVRKPVQGMPINGGAFNTGDWRTEVGSLPTAYYEWQDDINFDGEESYKVAPTSTSIAVHHLIPQTAYTARVRAFNECVGGEEMIPSEDFYDFATSKTATGTGDIYFDDADEHNPVSNEFIDTNAVRVLGGQGKVTILNASNKKVIISNVLGQTIANSLVDSDNVTFDTPAGIVVVTIEGETAVKAIVK; from the coding sequence ATGAGAAAAAGTACTTTGGTAAAAGGCGGGTCGGCCGCTCTTTTATGTGCTATGGCTTTTTATGGCTTGTCTCCGATGCTGAATGCAGCAGACCCGGACTATGCCAATATTAAGGCTAAGTGGTATGAAGCAGTGAACACTGAAAGCGTGTGGAATGATGAGACGGACCTTATTGAAGGCTCGATTCATTTGAAACCGATCGACAAGGTGAACGTTCACGATCATTGGGATGCTAATTCGACTTCTTACGGCAACTATGAGTCGATGATCGACTTCACAAAAATGAATGCAGGTTTGATGAACGGTGTTTTCGTAACCTTCTTCAATCTGGATGCAAGTGATGTTCCTAATTATCTGAAGCCTTTCACCGGAAAGTATCTGGAGATGGCTTATTCGGATATTAAGAATCACGAAGAAATGAATACGGCCGAATATCTGAAATTTACAGATGACAAAGGCAATACCGGATTAGGTATTTATCAGAATCAGACTGCCAGTTCACGTGTAGACTTCCTGTATAGCACAAAAGGTTTGACAGGTGTTGAAAGCGTTGAAATGGATATTCGTGCTTTTGGTAATACAGACCTGGTAAACCGTAAGATCGACTGGACGTATGACGTATATGTTTATGATCTGTCAGGAGAGCTTGTTGGTCAGATGGTTAGCGACCGTGCAATTTTTACAGCTAATAACCATGAAATAGCAACAGCCCATACGCATCATATTAAAGCGCATGTTTCTGATGCCGATAATACGAATCCTGGTTCATGGCAGCAGGGCTCTTTGGACAACAAGATGATTATTGTTATGTTCAGAGGTGCTAAATCGGTTGCTGATGATGCAGTTGAATCTACAGGTTCAAAGAACACAGAACCGTTGACAGTATTCACAAATGCAAGATTGGCGTTCAATCGTCCGAGCGTTGCTTTCGGTGCTGCAAATACAAAGATATTTGAAGCTGGTGCCGGACGTAATACTTCTTGCGCTACCGATACATTGACAACAACAGTAGATCTGTGGAATACATTGTATAAGGACAGCAAGTCAAACAATGTGTATACTGCAACCTTTAATGGTACAGGCGGTTTATCTCGTGACTTACTTTATACAGTAGATGAAACTCAGGCTCCGAAAGAAGAACTGGCATACTACGAGTTGAACGTTGAGTATCCGTTTATCGCTGAAAAGATGGAAATTTCAAAAGAAGCTAATCTGGCTGAAGTAGAAGGTTGGGTTTCTTTGGATGAGATGTTTGATGACGGTAAGATCGGTAGAGAAGGTACACCGGGCGTAAGTAAGAAAGTTACTTATCTGATCCCTCGTGAATTCTTCGTTCAGACAGATGCTACTGACGATCGCGATTGCAAATCAAGCGCTCGTTTCACTTATTTCTTCGCTCCGCAGGAAGTAAAAGCATTTGAAAAATCTAACTATATCTGGTCTACAATCACAGCTGAAGCTTCAGATACAGCTCGTTATGCACTTCAGGCTACTTCTGTTCCTGAATATGACGAATTGAACGATCTGTTCTTCGACGAATATCTGGATTTTAAGACTGCTAAAGTTAGCTTCAAGAATCTTCCTTATTTCAATTCATTCGACAACGGTCGTAATATGGATGAAATGCATTATGGTGAATTATTGCTGGTTAACCAGACAAAAGCTCCGAAGCATTCAACAGGGCGTTATGATGACGACGTGAATATCAAGGGTTGGAAGATCGTCTTTATTAATGATCAGAATAAGAAAGACTCTACTTATGTACCGGGACGTTATCTGCCGATGACAGTTCAGGGACATAGCTATACTGATTATGCTGCATGGTTGGAAGAACATGGTTGTCCTGAATGCTGCATTGAAGATGAACCGGAAGTGGTTGGTACTCATGCAACAGTAAAAGTAATCGATTGCTCAGGTAATATCTATCCGAACATCGTTAGCGTTAACGCTATCTTCAAATATCACCGTGGTGATGTAAACATCGGTGACGACGAGTCTAAATATGTAAATGAAACATATACTATCAATCCGGCTCTGACTTACGATGCTTCTATCGCAAGATATTTTGAAAATGGAGAAGTATTGGCTAATACGACTTATACTTACACCGGTCAGGATCTGATGGATAAGGTAGGTGGTGCAGTTTATTCAGGTCCGATCAAGATCTTCGGTAACAATACATTCGTATGGTTCCAGGATACTGACCAGTCTCTGTTAAGCCACGCTATGGGCGTTCTTAGCTCTGAATTCCTGAAATATTTCGAACGTATCGACCGCAAAGATTTCTTCTTCGCTCCTTACGACGAATGGGATAACTACAAATATGAGTCAAGACCTCACACTGTTAAGATCTTCGCAACAGGTTTGAAACCGGATGTTGCTGGTGGTACGGTTGCTTCTATCAAGGTATTCAAAGAACAGTTCTCTAAAGGCGAAAGCTTTGACGATGCAGTTTATCATACAAATGCGTTCATGTTCACAGGTGCAAGCCTTGATTTCGCAAAAGTATATGTAAAGAAAGGTACTAAAGAAGTGCCAATCGAAGAATATACCGGAGCTACATGGGGTAAATTTATCGGTATGTCTGTTGGCGATACTTTGATTTATAAGGTAGACCTGGATGACGATTATGCGGTACAGTACGTAGAAGAAAACGGTCTTGATATGACTGTTAAATATGTACCTTACAACGACGTGAACCTGCTTCCGATCGCTAAAGAATATTGGGATTATTGCTGCTTCGAAGGTACGCCTAACGTATTCAATCACGTAGCTCAGTTCGGTGTAACTATATCTAACAAGAAGGGTTGGAACGAATTCTATACATTCGGTACTACCGACAGAGGTTTGACAACTACAATGAACGCAGATAAGATCATCGGTTCATATACAAGCTTCTATTCATTCCTGACTCAGCAATTCGGTTCTTGCAACGACTGCGGTAGTGGCGGTTATCCGAATGCAAACTATAGTAGTAGCATAGGTGGCTCTGAAGGCAACTGGGTTCCTGCTCCGAACCTGATCTATAACGAAATCTTCCGTAAGGATTACAAGACTCGTTATGTAAATACTTGCTATCCGGTACGCGACGGTCAGTTCATCATCTCCGGTTTGAACATTACTGAGCCGGTTGATATGGATGTATTCTCTAACAAGAAAGGTGCTTTCGATTATGAAGTAACAGTTCTTGCCGACCTGAATGGCGAACCTTATGGTAAGGTTGATACAGTAGGTACGACAGTTCAGATCTCTCCGAACAAATACGGTGAAGTATTGGCTCTTGTTTCTGCTAAGTTCGATCCGAAAGATCGCGATGGCATTGCAATGACTATCGATACAATCACAAGTGGTTCTGAAAAGGGTATGTGGGCTCGCTACTATGCGAAAGATTCTATCCGTCTGGCTCCGCAACAGCATGCTTCTGACGTTGAAAGATGGAACCGCGTATACTTCTTCGATCTGGATGATTACAAACATAATCTGACATTCGAAGATGAAAAGTGGAAACACTTCGGTATCTGGGCTCCTTACGGTGTTAATATTACCGATACGCTGACAGCTACTATCAAGGGTGACGTGAAAGTTCCTGAAGTATGGTATAGCTCTGACGCAGCAGGTAAGAACAAGATCGAAGCATTCCAGTTCGGTGTTGTAAATGGTGGCGCTTCTAAAGACTCGGTATTCTATATCCAGGGTCGTGACCTGCCTCATTACGGTACTACTGTGAACGATACGGATCCTAAGGTAGAACAGGAAATCAATGTATTGAGCGCTTCTGACTTGTTCACATTCGGAACAAACAAAGCGAAAGAAGTGAAACTGTTCATCCGCGAAAAATCTATGGAACTGGCTGCTACGGCTGCTGATGCTCCTTACGAATTCAAGGGTAATGCAGGTGACCTAGTGAATAATGTTCTTCGTGGTGACGTAGCTGCTAAGATCGATGTTCGTGCAACTCCGAACGTAGAAGATCTGTGCGACGTAGAAAATGCACTGTCTCTGTCGGCTGTATGTGACGTTCAGAAGAATCTGCCGTTGGCATTCACTGCCGGTCTTGAAATGCCATATATCAAAGATATGGAACCGGGTGACGTAGGTGGTAGCGATGCTCGCATCAAATGGACTGCAACTCCGGGCGCTCAGTACTATCAGGTAGCTGTAGGTCGCTTCACTCCGAAGTACACTTCTGAAGATGTATTCATGTCTGAAGTACGTGCTGACGATGCAAGCAAAACTATCTGGGTTGAATTGTTCAACGCAACAGGCGATGTTATTCACCGTGATAACAAAGTTAACTACTGGTTGGAAGTAACTAAAGAATATACTGATGCTGCAGGTAAACCTCAGAAAGAGATAACTAAGGTAAGTGTAGACAACTTCGAACTGCAGGGTAATACTCAACCGATCGACAGAAACTGGGGTTACGCTCCGATTGCCCACCAGATGGACAACATGGAACTGACAACAGATATCACGAAACCGGTTAAATATACAATCCGCCTGATGGAAGGATTCCAGACCGACGAACACCAGATCGACATTTATCTGTTCGATACTCCTGCAACATGGATGGTTAGAAAGCCGGTACAGGGAATGCCTATCAACGGTGGTGCATTTAACACAGGTGACTGGAGAACTGAAGTAGGTTCATTACCTACCGCATATTACGAATGGCAGGATGATATCAACTTCGACGGTGAAGAATCGTACAAAGTTGCTCCGACATCCACATCGATAGCTGTTCATCACCTGATCCCGCAGACAGCTTACACAGCACGTGTTCGTGCATTCAATGAGTGTGTCGGTGGTGAAGAAATGATTCCGTCAGAAGACTTCTATGACTTCGCAACATCTAAGACTGCTACCGGTACTGGTGACATCTACTTCGATGATGCTGATGAACATAATCCGGTTTCTAACGAATTCATCGATACAAATGCTGTAAGAGTTCTTGGTGGCCAGGGTAAGGTAACGATCCTGAATGCTTCTAACAAGAAAGTAATTATCAGCAATGTATTAGGTCAGACTATTGCTAACTCACTGGTTGATTCTGATAATGTTACATTCGACACTCCTGCTGGAATCGTAGTTGTAACTATCGAAGGTGAAACAGCTGTTAAGGCAATCGTTAAGTAA